One stretch of Amycolatopsis sp. NBC_00345 DNA includes these proteins:
- a CDS encoding AMP-binding enzyme — MFISGGENGYPAEVEDALFAHRVVEGAAIDVPDKKWGEVGHAFVVRSPGDVVVADELREFPRPGWPNTKCRPASLSPKRYP; from the coding sequence ATGTTCATTTCCGGTGGAGAGAACGGCTACCCGGCCGAGGTCGAGGACGCGCTCTTCGCGCACCGGGTGGTCGAAGGGGCGGCGATCGATGTCCCGGACAAGAAATGGGGCGAGGTCGGACACGCTTTCGTCGTGCGGTCACCTGGCGACGTAGTGGTCGCCGACGAGCTGCGCGAGTTTCCCCGCCCCGGTTGGCCAAATACAAAATGCCGGCCCGCTTCACTTTCGC